The Candidatus Binataceae bacterium DNA window ATCGATCCGGCGCGCAAATACGGCGCCAACCGCGGTGGCGAGTCGATCACCTCTACTCCCGCCGCACGCGCTTGCCGCATTAAGCTCGCGGGCGGATTTCGACCTACGATCTGCAAACGTGCCGCCGGCTGACGCCTTAGCACCTGCGGCCAAATCGATCCCAGCAGCCACCGCGCCGCGTCCAAATTCGGCGCGGTATCGAGCACCCCGCTGAAGATAATCGGGCCGCGCTCATGGCAGCCGGCCGGCGCGGGGTGGAACTCCTGCAGGTCCACACCGTGAGGAACCAGCCAGGTGCGTTGCGGCGCCAGTCCGATCGCGTCACGGTCGTGCACCGAGATGACCGCGCAGCGCTCGAAATCCGCCGCCACCGCCCGCTCGTAGCGTTCAACCAAGCGCCGTTCCAACGCCCAACCTAAGCGGCCTATACCGTTGCGATAGCGCACCATTCGCTGCAAATTGAGGCTTTGCGCGATCTGCATTGCCAACAACTTGGGCGCTCCCCCCATGCCCCGCACATACTCGGCGCTGCGGATGAGATGCACGTAAATTAAATCCGGCCGCTCCTCAGCCAGCGCCTGGCGCACCGCCCGCGCCATCGCCGGATTCCACAACCCTGCGACTTGCAGCGGCCAGCCGCGCCCAAGCCCTGCCACCAATCCCGCCAAGGCGCGCCAACGTGAATGGCGATAGACCTGGACCCGTTCGCATAACCGGGCTACCACGCCCATATCGCGGACCGGACTCTCCCAGGTGTCCAAGGCAATTAGATGAACTCGATGGCCGCGACCGGCCAGATACTTAAGCAGGCGATAGACCGTACGCTGGTCGGCGCGCCCCTCGGGGTCAGGGCAGCGGGAGCTGACCAGCAGCAGCCTCAGCGAGAGCTTGGCGGGCGGCGCCGGATGCCTTTCGCCGGAGTGATAAATTACCCTATCGCACCCCGTCATCGGCCCACCCTTGGCTCGGCGCTCGTTTCGGGCAGGCCTCGCGCCAAGGCCAACAGACGCCAGATCTGTCGCCCCTCCACAATCCCTAACAACCCGACGTAACTTGCCAGCACTACTGCCAGCACGCCGCCCGGCGTCAACGCCCCACAGCCACTCAACCCGTGCTCCACCATTACCGCCGCTAGCGTCGCAATGGTGGGGGGGCCGAGTAGCCAGCGGTAATTCAGCCGGCTGTGCACCAATCCTTGTCCCGCGCTCCAAACCACCGCCAAGCCGGCAGTGGTGGTTAGCGCCAGCGGTCCCACGCCAGGCCATAGCCACATGCACAAGGGAGCACCCGCGCTGGCTGCCCCCAGCACGCAGCTCAGTAGCGCCAGTCGGCGCAGCTGATGCGTGCCCAGTAGGTGGGAGCGCTGGTTTTCCACCATAGGTAGCAGCACCACATAGGGCGCGAAGGCCGGCAACAGTGCGGCCACCTCCATCCATCGGTTACCCAACAGCCAACCCACCAGCAGACGGGGGAATAGCGCCATCGGCAGCGCTATCCCCAGTGCCACTCGCACCGAGATGAAACTGAACCAGGCGTAAAGCGGGTCGCCCGAGGAAACCGCGCTGGTTGGTCCCGGCCCACTGGTCCGCGTGCTGTGCGCATAGGCAGGCAGCGCGACCTGAGTCACCAACGGCCCCATGACCGTTCCCAACGCGTCGGCCAGGGCGCGGCTTTGGCTGTAGATACCAACCGCGGTAGCGTCAGCGCGCAGCCCCAGGCACAGCCGGTCAGTACTCCAAAAGCCAGTCATCGCAGCTTGCATCAGAGCCAGCGGCGCCCCGAAGTGAAACAGCTGGTTGACCTCGCGTCGCCCCGCCCGCAGCCGCAGCCGGCGGCCCGCCAGCCAGCGGTAACCGGCCAGACTGAGCGCCACCATCGCAGCCTCGCGCATCACCAACGCCCAAGCCCCAAAGTTCACGCGCGCCGCGACCAGCGCGGGCACAAAGGAGACCAACGAGGCCAGCGCATCAACCGCCGCGAACGGGCCATAGCGCAATTCGCGCTCCAACAAAGCCGCATAGCTGTAGGCGGCCAGATTGAACAGCCGGATCGCGCTCAACCCGCATACCAGCCATGCCACCGCGGCCCCAAAGCGATGGGCAACCAGAGGCGCGACCAGCAGGCACCCCGCCAGCAGGCTGGCCCCCAGTCCCACACTGAGCGCATAGGCGGTATCCTCCAAGGCTGGCTCGGGGGTGGATGCCACTATCCGCAAGTGAAAACTCCAGCCCCCCAACAGGTATACGATTTGCAGCACGGCCCCCGCCAAAGCATAAAGCCCGTACTGCGCCGGTCCGACCTGACGAATCAGGATCAATTTGGCGGGAAAGGCGATAAATCCGCTGAGATAACCTACTGCGCTCAATAACAGGGCGCTGTGCAGAACCTGACCGAGCAAGCCGGCCCGAGGGCTTTCCACCTGTCCTATCACGCCCGCTCCATGCGCACCCGCCGCTGCGCCAAAGCCAGCTCGCAGCCCCAGCACAGCCCCACCCCCAGCAACGCCGCCACCAGCAGGCCCATGGCTGCACATTCGAGCCGTCCCATTCCCACCGGTCGTGGGTCGAAGCTGGGCGGATCAATCACCTCGAAGGCGAAATCGGCTTGCACTTTGGCGGTGGCCGCGCGATGGAGATCGAAGGCTACCTGCTGATAGAGCTGCTGGCGCAGCAAGGGATCGACAGTCTGGTTTATCTGATGCTCCAGGCTGTCCACGCTAGCATCGGCGTCGCTGACCACCCGCGCCCGCAAATCCGAGCGCAAGTCGTCGATCATCGCACCCAACACTTGTTGCGCCACCGGCCCCTGGCGCAGTGTCAGGCTCAGCACGATATTGCCCGCCCGCCGGTCGTAATCGATCTCCTCGGCGGCAGTCAGCGCCCGCAGCCCCTGCCACAAGTTCAGCACGCGCTCGCCGCCCCCATACTCGCTCGCCCGGCTTAGGAGCGGATAGGCCGCCAGCAGGCGCCCTCCAGCCTGCCGACTTTGCAACATGCTGATATACCGATAGGCCTGCGCTTCCCCCTGTCCTTGCATCGTCAACCCCAACAGCCCGCTGCTCTCCCCCACCTGCGAGAGCAAATCCGCCGGCGCCATCGGTCGAATTACCGCGCGCGCCTGGTAGCGCGCCACTCGCAGCTCAGTGAAGCCCCAACCCGCTAGCAAACCCAGCCCCATCGTAACGGCCAAAAACCAGCGCCGCCGCCACAGCGTAGCAGCGTAAGGCAGCGCCGGCCCCGCTTCGGGCAAGGGCTGTAATAGATACACCGGAGTA harbors:
- a CDS encoding glycosyltransferase, yielding MTGCDRVIYHSGERHPAPPAKLSLRLLLVSSRCPDPEGRADQRTVYRLLKYLAGRGHRVHLIALDTWESPVRDMGVVARLCERVQVYRHSRWRALAGLVAGLGRGWPLQVAGLWNPAMARAVRQALAEERPDLIYVHLIRSAEYVRGMGGAPKLLAMQIAQSLNLQRMVRYRNGIGRLGWALERRLVERYERAVAADFERCAVISVHDRDAIGLAPQRTWLVPHGVDLQEFHPAPAGCHERGPIIFSGVLDTAPNLDAARWLLGSIWPQVLRRQPAARLQIVGRNPPASLMRQARAAGVEVIDSPPRLAPYLRAGSIGLVPMRIAAGLQNKLLEALASGLAVVATPTANQGIGAVDGRELILAEDAIGLAEGVARLWEDQVGRQRLATQGRRLIERCWSWEYHWRQLEKKLIRLSRSGASGVSAVADHSQGAGGRDAEEGGKR
- a CDS encoding oligosaccharide flippase family protein, translated to MIGQVESPRAGLLGQVLHSALLLSAVGYLSGFIAFPAKLILIRQVGPAQYGLYALAGAVLQIVYLLGGWSFHLRIVASTPEPALEDTAYALSVGLGASLLAGCLLVAPLVAHRFGAAVAWLVCGLSAIRLFNLAAYSYAALLERELRYGPFAAVDALASLVSFVPALVAARVNFGAWALVMREAAMVALSLAGYRWLAGRRLRLRAGRREVNQLFHFGAPLALMQAAMTGFWSTDRLCLGLRADATAVGIYSQSRALADALGTVMGPLVTQVALPAYAHSTRTSGPGPTSAVSSGDPLYAWFSFISVRVALGIALPMALFPRLLVGWLLGNRWMEVAALLPAFAPYVVLLPMVENQRSHLLGTHQLRRLALLSCVLGAASAGAPLCMWLWPGVGPLALTTTAGLAVVWSAGQGLVHSRLNYRWLLGPPTIATLAAVMVEHGLSGCGALTPGGVLAVVLASYVGLLGIVEGRQIWRLLALARGLPETSAEPRVGR